A region of the Herpetosiphon gulosus genome:
CGCGATATCACTGCAAAATGGGTCACGCTGCCAAACTGGGCACGGATTCGCAACCAATTGGCCATTCGCTTTGACGGACGCTTTCCGGGGTAATGGGGCGAAATACACAATCTACTTGACAGTCCCTATGTACGGCCCCTAAATCCATCTCGACAACCTGAGCCATTGGTCGAATAACATTGGTAGGCGTAGCGACCTCTGGTTCTTGTGTTCCAATTCCAAGCTGTGCATCGCTATTCAGCCCCCAACAACGTATCACTGAAGCCATAATAATGGTACATGAATGGTTGCGTCCACTGCCAAGTTTGGTTGAGCTATTGGCGTTTGCCACTGTAAAAGGAATCATCTCATAGTTATTGGTTGACCCTACTTGATGGAAATCATTATTACCCCAGCACAGCATTTCATTGCCCCGTGCACCGATGCTGGTATTAACAATTGCACAGACATGGTTATACCCGCTCATGATATTCTTAACGTTGGCGGTTAACCCATACACTTGGATTGGGAAGAGCGAAGTGTTAAGTGTTCCATTGCCAAGCTGGCCAGAGCCACCACTGCCCCAACATTTGGCAGCCCCTGCTACAATCGCGCAGGTTGAGGTGCCACCAAGCGCCATGTCGGTCACGCCACTGGTTAGACCACTTACTTGAACTGGAATACTTGAACTATTAAAGCTTCCATTGCCAAGCTGGCCAGAGCCACCACTGCCCCAACATTTGGCAGCCCCCGCCACAATCGCGCAGCTGGTACTGATACCGACAAACACTGTTTCGACATTAGAGGTTAATCCAGTGACATTAACTGGAGTTGTTGAATTATTCGTTGTTCCATTGCCTAACTGGCCCCGATCGTTGAACCCCCAGCAAACTACCTGTCCTGACTGTTTCAAGGCACACATATGATCATAGGCAGTGCCGACCGCCAGGCTTTTAACATTGCTCAAGCCAGCCACAGCCACAGGCACAAGTGAGTCGTTGGTAGTTCCGTTGCCAAGTTGCCCATAGCTATTATCACCCCAACATTTGACAGTTCCATTGCTTAAGAGGCCACATGCTGCACGACTTCCAGTGGCAACTTGCAGCATATTACTTCCAAGCCCGACGACTGGTGCAGGCGTTTTAACATACCATGTGCGGTTAAAGTCAACCCCAATTCCCAGCCGTCCGTCAGCATTATTACCCCAACAATATGCCGCGCCATCAAAAATACCACACGAGAAATTCTCGCCGCCGCTAATTTGGCGGGTAGTAACCGCTTGGCTTAATTCGTCCGCAGTTGCTGCCGAAGCTTGAGGCAAAAATGTCAATCCAATTAATAAAAGTGCACAAAACAGGCTATGACGCATGAGTTCTCCTTCGTAATAGTTAGTATCACAATGGTAGTTAGTCTATGCGTCAAGCCTTCCGAGAAGTTGGTAATTTACTCCAAATCGAGTCCAAAAATGCTCCGAAAACTATGGCTGGATGTACAAGCGCGTTTATGGAACAGGTTGACGCACCATGGTGATAATGACGCTTCCCTCAGCATCCAGCAAG
Encoded here:
- a CDS encoding chromosome condensation regulator RCC1, with product MRHSLFCALLLIGLTFLPQASAATADELSQAVTTRQISGGENFSCGIFDGAAYCWGNNADGRLGIGVDFNRTWYVKTPAPVVGLGSNMLQVATGSRAACGLLSNGTVKCWGDNSYGQLGNGTTNDSLVPVAVAGLSNVKSLAVGTAYDHMCALKQSGQVVCWGFNDRGQLGNGTTNNSTTPVNVTGLTSNVETVFVGISTSCAIVAGAAKCWGSGGSGQLGNGSFNSSSIPVQVSGLTSGVTDMALGGTSTCAIVAGAAKCWGSGGSGQLGNGTLNTSLFPIQVYGLTANVKNIMSGYNHVCAIVNTSIGARGNEMLCWGNNDFHQVGSTNNYEMIPFTVANANSSTKLGSGRNHSCTIIMASVIRCWGLNSDAQLGIGTQEPEVATPTNVIRPMAQVVEMDLGAVHRDCQVDCVFRPITPESVRQSEWPIGCESVPSLAA